The Arthrobacter russicus genome has a segment encoding these proteins:
- a CDS encoding DedA family protein produces MEFFTSLPFGWAFLSLFGIVMARANATYWLGRGAAAGGRKTKLKKYLDSAAMARAESIIARWGAPAVAVCFVTVGLQTAINLAAGVGRMPYATRYLPAVIVGSVIWALLYATIGLAAFTAVIDAIGGEPAGLAVLLLIALAVLGIVLWRRKAKALSR; encoded by the coding sequence ATGGAGTTTTTCACATCGCTGCCTTTCGGCTGGGCGTTTCTCTCGCTCTTCGGCATTGTGATGGCGCGCGCCAATGCCACGTACTGGCTGGGCCGCGGTGCGGCGGCCGGCGGTCGGAAAACGAAACTCAAGAAATACCTCGATTCCGCAGCGATGGCCAGGGCCGAGTCGATCATCGCGCGCTGGGGTGCGCCGGCGGTTGCGGTCTGTTTCGTCACGGTCGGCCTGCAAACCGCAATCAACCTCGCGGCCGGCGTCGGCCGGATGCCGTACGCCACCCGGTACCTGCCCGCCGTCATCGTCGGCTCGGTGATCTGGGCGCTGCTCTACGCGACCATCGGGCTCGCCGCCTTCACGGCGGTCATCGATGCGATCGGCGGCGAGCCGGCCGGACTCGCGGTGCTGCTGCTGATTGCGTTGGCGGTGCTGGGAATCGTGCTCTGGCGGCGCAAGGCAAAGGCTCTGAGCCGGTAA
- the nrdF gene encoding class 1b ribonucleoside-diphosphate reductase subunit beta, with product MTPDKLKLVDHVQAINWNRIQDEKDVEVWNRLVNNFWLPEKVPLSNDVQSWATLTPEEQQLTMRVFTGLTLLDTIQGTVGAVSLIPDALTPHEEAVYTNIAFMESVHAKSYSSIFSTLCSTKEIDEAFRWSVENENLQKKAQIVMDYYQGDDPLKRKVASTLLESFLFYSGFYLPMYWSSRAKLTNTADLIRLIIRDEAVHGYYIGYKFQKGLEKVSEEKREEIKAYTFDLLYELYENEIQYTHDLYDSVGLAEDVKKFLHYNANKALMNLGYEAMFPATVTDVNPAILSALSPNADENHDFFSGSGSSYVIGKAVNTEDEDWDF from the coding sequence ATGACACCCGATAAGCTCAAACTGGTCGACCACGTCCAGGCGATCAACTGGAACCGGATCCAAGACGAAAAAGACGTCGAGGTGTGGAACCGGCTGGTGAACAACTTCTGGTTGCCGGAAAAGGTGCCGTTGTCCAACGACGTGCAGTCTTGGGCCACCTTGACCCCGGAAGAACAGCAGCTCACCATGCGGGTGTTCACCGGGTTGACGCTGCTCGACACGATCCAGGGCACCGTCGGCGCGGTGAGCCTGATCCCGGATGCGCTGACCCCGCACGAGGAAGCGGTGTACACCAACATCGCGTTCATGGAATCCGTGCACGCGAAGAGCTATTCCTCGATCTTCTCCACCTTGTGCTCCACCAAGGAGATCGACGAAGCGTTCCGCTGGTCGGTGGAAAATGAGAATCTGCAGAAAAAGGCGCAGATCGTCATGGACTACTACCAGGGCGACGACCCGCTCAAACGGAAAGTGGCTTCGACCCTGCTCGAATCGTTCCTGTTCTACTCCGGGTTCTACCTGCCGATGTACTGGTCCTCGCGGGCCAAGCTGACCAACACCGCGGACTTGATCCGGTTGATCATCCGGGACGAAGCCGTGCACGGCTACTACATCGGCTACAAGTTCCAGAAGGGTCTGGAGAAGGTTTCCGAGGAGAAGCGCGAGGAGATCAAGGCCTACACCTTCGATTTGCTCTACGAACTCTATGAGAACGAAATCCAGTACACGCACGATTTGTACGATTCCGTGGGCCTGGCCGAGGACGTCAAGAAGTTCCTGCACTACAACGCCAACAAGGCGCTGATGAACCTGGGCTACGAGGCGATGTTCCCGGCCACCGTGACCGATGTGAACCCGGCGATCCTCTCCGCGTTGTCGCCGAACGCGGACGAGAACCATGACTTCTTCTCCGGTTCCGGCTCTTCCTACGTGATCGGCAAGGCCGTGAACACCGAAGACGAGGACTGGGACTTCTAA